In Microcoleus sp. FACHB-672, one DNA window encodes the following:
- the purD gene encoding phosphoribosylamine--glycine ligase yields the protein MKVLIVGNGGREHALAWKLLQGSQVQQVVCVPGNGGTATMDRCINLPLTVDDFEGIKRAALEHDVSLVVIGPELPLAMGITDYLQQQNLTVFGPCQAGAQIEASKSWAKNLMLEAGIPTAQSAVFTDEETEAAFAYVAERGAPIVVKADGLAAGKGVTVAATIEEAQAAIEQSFSGQFGLAGECLVIEEFLAGQEVSVLALTDGKTVVPLLPAQDHKAVGEGDTGPNTGGMGAYAPAPLVTPELMEQIQQQVLQPAIATLQARGIDYRGVLYAGLMITNAGQIKVLEFNCRFGDPETQVILPLLETPVEDLMLACAKQQLDQVPVRWKPGASACVVMAAGGYPGNYQKGDLITGIDSAQAQGATVFHAGTRLNNNEVQTDGGRVLNVTATGETFDDAFARAYAAVEGIQFEGRYYRRDIGYRVREARG from the coding sequence GTGAAGGTTTTGATTGTTGGCAATGGGGGGCGCGAACACGCTCTCGCTTGGAAACTACTGCAAGGATCGCAAGTTCAGCAAGTGGTTTGTGTTCCGGGAAATGGGGGCACGGCGACGATGGATCGCTGTATAAATTTGCCCTTGACGGTTGATGATTTTGAGGGAATTAAACGCGCTGCTTTGGAACATGACGTTTCCTTGGTGGTGATTGGCCCAGAACTGCCCCTGGCAATGGGAATTACTGACTATCTTCAGCAGCAAAATTTGACGGTGTTTGGCCCTTGCCAAGCCGGCGCTCAGATTGAGGCGAGCAAATCTTGGGCGAAGAATTTGATGCTGGAGGCTGGAATTCCTACGGCACAGTCGGCGGTGTTTACGGATGAGGAAACCGAGGCGGCTTTTGCTTACGTCGCTGAGCGGGGAGCGCCGATTGTGGTGAAGGCAGATGGACTGGCTGCCGGCAAGGGGGTGACGGTTGCGGCGACGATTGAGGAGGCTCAGGCGGCGATTGAGCAGTCATTTAGTGGTCAGTTTGGGCTTGCCGGCGAATGTTTGGTGATTGAAGAATTTTTGGCGGGACAAGAGGTTTCGGTTTTGGCGCTGACGGATGGCAAAACCGTGGTTCCTTTGCTGCCGGCTCAAGATCATAAAGCGGTTGGCGAGGGCGATACGGGGCCAAATACGGGCGGTATGGGAGCCTATGCACCGGCACCCCTGGTGACGCCAGAATTAATGGAGCAAATTCAGCAGCAAGTTTTGCAGCCGGCAATCGCGACGCTGCAAGCACGGGGAATTGACTACCGGGGGGTGCTGTATGCCGGCTTAATGATTACAAATGCCGGCCAGATTAAGGTGCTGGAATTTAACTGCCGGTTTGGTGATCCGGAAACCCAAGTAATTTTGCCCCTGCTAGAGACGCCGGTGGAAGATTTGATGCTGGCGTGCGCTAAGCAGCAACTTGATCAGGTGCCGGTGCGCTGGAAGCCGGGGGCATCTGCCTGTGTGGTGATGGCGGCAGGCGGTTATCCTGGCAATTACCAAAAAGGTGACTTGATTACCGGCATTGATAGCGCGCAAGCCCAAGGCGCGACGGTTTTCCATGCCGGCACTCGACTCAACAACAATGAAGTCCAAACAGATGGCGGGCGGGTTTTGAATGTCACTGCTACGGGCGAAACCTTTGACGATGCCTTTGCCCGTGCTTACGCGGCTGTGGAGGGCATTCAATTTGAAGGTCGGTACTACCGCCGCGATATTGGCTA
- a CDS encoding NAD-dependent epimerase/dehydratase family protein — translation MTTSIVTGAAGFIGSHLAETLLNRGERVIGIDCFTDYYDPTLKRKNIAYLETHPNFELIEGDIQTLPWPALLYDAEVIYHQAAQAGVRASWGEGFRLYTERNINATQVMLEAAKDAKRLKRFVFASSSSVYGNAETMPTSEAACPQPVSPYGITKLAAERLCWLYYKNFGVPTCALRYFTVYGPRQRPDMAFHKFFKAVLEGEAIAIYGDGRQTRDFTFVSDAIAANLAAATAPAAIGEVFNIGGGSRVALTEIIDTIEQIVGCPIRRNYAESAMGDARHTSADVSKAQQILNYQPKVSLFEGLTHEWQWIQGLYTYCSHP, via the coding sequence ATGACTACAAGTATCGTGACTGGCGCTGCTGGTTTTATCGGCTCTCATCTTGCTGAAACCCTGCTGAATCGCGGTGAGCGGGTAATCGGAATCGATTGCTTCACCGATTACTATGACCCAACCTTAAAGCGCAAAAATATCGCTTACTTAGAAACTCACCCAAATTTTGAATTAATTGAAGGCGATATTCAAACATTGCCTTGGCCGGCACTGTTGTATGATGCCGAAGTCATTTACCATCAAGCAGCCCAAGCCGGTGTTCGTGCCAGTTGGGGTGAAGGTTTCCGCCTCTACACCGAGCGCAATATTAACGCCACACAAGTGATGCTAGAGGCGGCGAAGGACGCAAAACGCCTAAAACGGTTTGTATTTGCTTCGAGTTCTTCGGTGTATGGAAATGCGGAAACAATGCCAACCAGTGAAGCCGCTTGTCCTCAGCCGGTTTCCCCTTACGGCATTACCAAATTAGCCGCTGAACGTTTGTGCTGGCTATATTACAAAAACTTTGGTGTGCCCACTTGTGCCCTGCGTTACTTCACCGTTTATGGCCCCCGCCAGCGCCCAGATATGGCATTTCATAAATTTTTCAAAGCGGTTTTAGAAGGAGAAGCCATTGCCATTTATGGAGATGGCCGGCAAACGCGAGATTTTACCTTTGTCAGCGATGCCATTGCCGCGAATTTAGCCGCAGCCACCGCGCCGGCAGCCATTGGAGAAGTCTTCAATATCGGCGGCGGCAGTCGAGTTGCCTTAACAGAAATTATCGACACTATCGAACAAATTGTCGGTTGTCCAATTCGCCGAAATTATGCAGAATCAGCGATGGGCGATGCACGTCATACCAGCGCCGATGTCTCCAAAGCCCAGCAAATTCTTAACTATCAACCAAAAGTCTCCTTGTTTGAAGGTTTAACCCACGAATGGCAGTGGATTCAAGGATTGTACACATACTGCTCACATCCTTAA